One window of the Thermococcus sp. P6 genome contains the following:
- the lysS gene encoding lysine--tRNA ligase has translation MVHWADYMAEKIIREHGDKEEYVVESGITPSGYVHIGNFREFFTAYIVGHALRDRGKRVRHIHMWDDYDRFRKVPKNVPPEWREHLTKPVREVPDPWGCHDSYAEHFMALFEEEVRRLEIEVDFLHAYELYRSGEYAEEVRLALQKRDVIKAILDGYRERAKQPPLDENWQPVMVYCPKCRKEAEFVSWDGEWKVSYRCPHCGSEGETDIREGNVKLRWRVDWPMRWSHFRVDFEPAGKDHLAAGGSYDTGKEIVEKVFGRLAPLTLMYEFVGIKGQRGKMSGSKGNVILLSDLYEVLEPGIIRFIYARSRPNKELRLDLGLGLLNLYDEFDRVERIYFGLESPGNPEEEKELRRTYELSMPRVPKRLRAQAPFRFLVTLVQMPHLDDEGIIRVLQEQGHLPENLEEEDLERTNLRIKLARNWVEKYAPDNVKFTLLDNPPELELGEKVREAMLELAGWFENHRNFTVEELNNVLYSIAKERGIQSREWFRVLYRVFIGRDRGPRLAPFLASIDRGFVVKRLRMEG, from the coding sequence ATGGTTCACTGGGCGGATTACATGGCGGAGAAGATCATCAGGGAGCACGGCGATAAGGAGGAGTACGTCGTTGAGAGTGGAATAACCCCGAGCGGTTACGTTCACATAGGGAACTTCCGGGAGTTCTTTACCGCTTACATAGTCGGCCACGCCCTGAGGGATAGGGGAAAGAGGGTGAGGCACATACACATGTGGGACGATTACGACCGCTTCCGAAAGGTTCCGAAGAACGTTCCCCCGGAGTGGAGGGAGCACCTCACAAAGCCCGTCAGAGAGGTCCCGGATCCGTGGGGCTGTCACGACAGCTACGCCGAACATTTTATGGCCCTCTTCGAGGAGGAAGTCCGGAGGCTCGAGATAGAGGTGGATTTCCTCCACGCCTACGAGCTCTACAGGTCGGGTGAGTACGCGGAGGAGGTGAGGCTGGCCCTCCAGAAGCGCGACGTCATAAAGGCCATACTCGACGGTTATCGTGAGAGGGCAAAGCAACCGCCCCTCGATGAGAACTGGCAGCCGGTTATGGTGTACTGCCCGAAATGCCGGAAGGAGGCTGAGTTCGTCTCGTGGGACGGTGAATGGAAGGTTTCCTACCGCTGCCCCCACTGTGGAAGCGAGGGCGAGACGGACATAAGGGAGGGCAACGTGAAGCTCAGGTGGAGGGTTGACTGGCCGATGCGCTGGAGCCACTTCAGGGTGGACTTCGAGCCGGCGGGGAAGGACCATCTGGCAGCGGGCGGTTCCTACGATACCGGAAAGGAGATAGTGGAGAAGGTCTTCGGCCGGCTGGCGCCTCTGACTCTGATGTACGAGTTCGTGGGTATCAAGGGGCAGAGGGGCAAGATGTCCGGAAGTAAGGGCAACGTCATACTCCTGAGCGACCTCTACGAGGTCCTTGAGCCGGGGATAATACGCTTCATCTACGCCCGGTCGAGGCCGAACAAGGAGCTCAGGTTGGATCTGGGCCTCGGTCTTCTCAACCTTTACGACGAGTTCGACAGGGTTGAGAGGATCTACTTCGGGCTGGAAAGTCCGGGTAACCCCGAGGAGGAGAAGGAACTCCGCAGAACCTACGAACTCTCGATGCCCCGGGTCCCGAAGAGGCTGAGGGCACAGGCCCCCTTCAGGTTTCTGGTTACACTCGTCCAGATGCCCCACCTTGACGATGAGGGCATAATCCGCGTCCTTCAGGAGCAGGGACACCTGCCGGAGAACCTCGAGGAGGAAGACCTTGAGAGAACAAACCTCCGGATAAAGCTCGCCAGAAACTGGGTCGAGAAGTACGCCCCGGACAACGTGAAGTTCACCCTGCTGGATAACCCCCCCGAATTGGAACTTGGGGAGAAGGTAAGGGAGGCCATGCTGGAGCTGGCGGGGTGGTTTGAGAACCACCGGAACTTCACGGTCGAGGAGCTGAACAACGTCCTCTATTCCATTGCAAAGGAACGCGGGATCCAGAGCAGGGAGTGGTTTAGGGTTCTTTACAGGGTTTTCATTGGGAGGGACCGCGGACCGAGGCTCGCACCCTTCCTGGCTTCCATCGACAGGGGGTTCGTCGTAAAGCGCCTCCGCATGGAGGGTTGA
- a CDS encoding DUF366 family protein, translated as MELLILEERVDYDGSAIGSHWAYRKFGVLGDSLVVFRGKCDVKIEEMVDIEDLRAGREIKSDDMVHYIVEVFDLVNALFASTLQKLFIAKLCEVLGEYGVRTTRRGDDIYVNGRKLSVSIATVSPVSVKIHIGINVEAKGVPEGVSAIGLREIGIDDVKGFMEKTGRALVGEFEKVRKDSLKVRWAR; from the coding sequence ATGGAACTGCTCATCCTTGAGGAACGTGTTGACTACGACGGTTCCGCCATAGGGAGTCACTGGGCCTACCGGAAATTCGGAGTTCTGGGCGATTCGCTCGTCGTCTTCAGGGGAAAGTGCGACGTTAAGATCGAGGAGATGGTCGACATCGAGGACCTCCGCGCCGGCAGGGAGATAAAAAGCGACGACATGGTTCACTACATCGTTGAGGTCTTTGATCTGGTAAACGCGCTCTTCGCCTCTACCCTGCAGAAGCTCTTCATCGCAAAACTCTGTGAGGTTCTCGGGGAGTACGGCGTGAGGACCACCCGCAGGGGCGATGATATCTACGTCAACGGCAGGAAGCTCAGCGTATCAATAGCGACGGTTTCTCCGGTAAGCGTCAAGATCCACATCGGGATAAACGTGGAAGCAAAGGGCGTTCCGGAGGGAGTCTCCGCCATAGGCCTGAGGGAGATAGGGATAGATGATGTAAAGGGGTTCATGGAGAAAACCGGGAGGGCCCTCGTCGGGGAGTTCGAGAAGGTGAGGAAGGACAGCCTCAAGGTTCGGTGGGCCCGGTAG